The Meles meles chromosome 12, mMelMel3.1 paternal haplotype, whole genome shotgun sequence genomic sequence ataaaatcttaaaataaataaataaataaataaataaatacctaccACTGCTGTCCTGATGAAATACAGAAACATCAAATAATAGCTCATCTACCCAGGACGCAATTTATAGGCAGGAagtaagcaaaagagagaaaaagccatTTGGCAGGTAAAACTGATCTGACAAGTCATGACAGGTCCTTCCTTGGAACAAGGCAAGGGATGGGTAAAGACAGGCTTACCACAGTATATGtagtaaaatcttatttatttgactttatttatttgagagagagagcacgagtggtgggaggggcagaaggagaagtagattcccctgctgagcggggaggaGGACATGGGGCAcgatcctgggacttcaggatcataatctaagctgaaggcagacgcttaactgactgagccacccaggcagcccagaacTCATTTAAATAAAGGGACTTCCCCTCAGGCCTTCAAGCGAGAGCTTTCCAACATCACCCTCGCACAGACCTTATAGAGCTGGTAAGATTACTCCCAACCCCATGCTCAAAGCAGTTAAGGAAAAAAGATTTAGTAGGTCCTCCTGACAGCATCAGGAGTCAAAGAACAGATGGAGAGAAGATAGGACACCCGTGGTAAGCCAGACAGACTCACAGCCTCTGGGGCTCCAGGGGAAAAACAGGCTGCCAGCCACCTTTCACTGGGCACCCAGAGGATCTCTGCATTATGACAAATTCCAAATGTTATACAAATTGCACAACCCCAAAAAACGACACAAATTTCACGTATCTTTAGAATATCTGTTTGCAGAAAGCCTGGCCCGTACGCCTTTTTCACTCTCTCCACTCAGGCCCCACCTCCCAGTGAAGCTTGGTGAGGCTCTCCTGGCAGCCCGCTCCTACCACAGGAGGCAGGGCCACGCCCCAGCTCTGCACCCCTGCTTTGGTGGTGTCCTTATGAGAGCCCCCCTGCTTTACTGTATGTCTGTTCCCTGTCTAGCCACCCTTGGTGGGGGTGCCTCCAGTGCCTAGTAAGTCGTTTGGAAAACAGGAGACAAAGTTTGGTGagtgaatgaaaaagaaactcccTGGGAACACTGAGTCCACAGGAATCTATATGGTCGCAGTGTTGTAAATCTCTACAGAAGGGATTCTCAAGTTGGGGCCCACAGATCCTTCAGGTAGGTTTATGAAGCCACACAAATGTTAGGTATCTGTTTATCTTCACCAGCTTCTCTTAAGATGTGTGATCGTAAAATGGTTAAGGACTGACACTCCCAGGGCATCTTCTGGGGTCAAAGCTATGGGCTTGCCCTCTGAGCACACTGGTGGCTGGTCTGCAAAGCCACCTTTGACCCTGTCGCTGGTTTTCTCTCCCAGCTTTAGCTCTGCCAAAATGAAACACCTTTTCCAACCCCTCATCGTTTCTCTCATCCTAATGTCCATGTGTGGGAGCAACAGCCTGACCAGTCAGCttgagaaaggaggggaagatTCTCCATCCACAGACCCCCAATGGGGGCAGTTAAGTAGCAAAAACCTGAGCATGCCCCTTCTCCCTGCCGACTTCCATAAGGAAAACACAGTCACCAACGACTGGAtcacagagggggaggaggatgaggactATCTGGACCTAGAGAAGATATTCAGTGAAGATGATGACTATATTGACATCATTGATGCGGTTTTGCCAACCGATTCAGAGGCCGGTGCTGGAAACATCCTCCAGCTCTTCCAAGGCAAGAGCCGGATCCAGCGTCTCAACATCCTCAATGCCAAGTTCGCTTTCAACCTTTACCGTGCACTGAAGGAGCAGGCCCGTTCTTCTGACAACATCTTCATAGCCCCAGTGGGCATCTCCACGGCCATGGGTATGATTTCCTTCGGCCTGCGCGGGGAGACCTATGAACAAGTGCACTCGATTTTGCATTTCAAAGACTTTGTCAATGCCAGCAGCAAGTATGAGATCATGACCATTCACAATCTCTTCCGTAAGCTGACTCATCGCCTCTTCAGGAGGAATTTTGGGTACACACTGCGGTCAGTCAATGATCTTTACGTCCAGAAGCAATTTCCAATCCTGGATGACTTCAAAAGAAAAGTAAGAGAGTACTACTTTGCAGAGGCCCAGGCGGCTGACTTCTCAGACCCGGCCTTCATATCAAAAACCAATAACCACATTGTGAAGATCACCAAGGGTCTCATAAAAGACGCTCTGGAGAATATAGACCCAGGTACTCAGATGATGATTCTAAACTGCATCTACTTTAAAGGTAAGAAATAGCTTTAAGTTTCTCAAAACAAACTCGTGACATGTTCTTTTAGTGTGCAGCTGGACTGAGCATCAAGAACTGTATTCTCTAGCTCGATTTATCCAGGAAGCCAAGTCATAAGGTCAGCTCACAGGGAAGATCAGGATGAGGTGATGGCAGCAGCTGACACTGAGCCCTAACTCTGTGCTCTATGCTCATAGAAACTTCAGCTCAACCTTGTTATTAgcatctcattttacagacagagctgccaaggcacagagaagtaaaaTGATGCTCCCTGggcacattatatatatatggtgaaCAGCCAGTAAGGGGCAGAGCCAAGGTTGCAGGCCATCTCTAGTGCTTTgttaaattggaagaaaaaaaggaaaaaccttttAAGCATTTGGCCATCttggatttggttttttttcatcTCCTTTCCCAATTGTCAGTAAGCAGGAATATGGTCAAGAGGCTGAAGATAGGTGTCTAAAAACTGTTCAGCTTGACTAACATTAATACCTGCAACTCCTTTTCAGGACCCTTGTGCACTAATGGGAAGGAAAGGTGGGGAAATAAATTATTATCTCCAGACCAACTATTCTGGGCCAGACAAGCAAGGAGGACATTCCGTAGCCCCAAGCCACTACACAGACATAGGACCCGTGGGATCCTGGAAGTAAATGAGCCATGGACTTGTAAAATCCAGACCTCATTCATAGCACCCTCACTGGGACTTGAACTGGAAGAAACTTCTACCTCATTCTACAAGGCTAgagagccaaaaggcagacactaGAAACGCGACTATATCTCAATGACTCATGGTGACACACAACCACTCTCCTCTCTGCCACCAAAACCTGGTGGGCACCAGCTAGAATCAGTCCCTGAGGCCTGGGAGGCTATGCTTCCTCACTAGTTAGCTCTAGCACTGGTTACGGCAGCCCAGGGAGGCGAAGGACAGGCACCCTCTCTTGCCTGCCACTCTGGGGTGGTGGGGTTGCCAAGGGAGGGCCAAGGCCTTCCAGcagctgagccaggcaggcattCTGCCAGATGGGCAAAGTAAGGCTGAAGCAGCCAAGACCAAAGGAGGGGCATGGAGACTGAGCCAGACCCCTGGGCTTCCTTCTCAGATGCCAGGCACACCACTGGCCTTGTAGTGGGTGTTCAAAGGCTGAGGCTCTAATAGGTTTatgacagacacacagacacatgccatatatgcatacatatggtGAACACAcatatgtgttgttttttttttaaagattttatttatttatttgacagagagagatcacaagtagacagagaggcgggcagagagagagagagaggggagcaggctccccgccgagcggagagcccgatgcgggactcgatcccaggaccctgagatcatgacctgagccgaaggcagcggcttaacccactgagccacccaggcgcccccacatatgTGTTTTTTAAGAGAGACAGTGTGAATGTAGGCagcggggaggaggagaaggaaaaagaaaatcacaagaaggttctatacccagcatggggcccgaagtggggctcaatcttaacacgctgagatcatgatctgagctgaaatcaagagctgggcacccccccccccacatataCTTTTTATTACTGATCTTAAGTACATGGAAGTGAGCAAACTGTTTAAGCCCCGGCCTCCCCACTTCTTATTCATGTGGCCTTGGGCGTGTCATTCAATGTGTCTGGGACTCGGGCTCCTCATCTTTATCACAGAGATGATGATAACACCTGCTCTGACAGGGCTGTGTGCAGCACTGCAAGACAGAGTGATGCAGTGCTAGCCTGGTATGTGGCAAGAAGAGCTCAATGAACTTGAAGGAGTAAAACTGCAGATGTTAACATCATATAATATATTACGTAGGTATGATACTGCTAGTGATATTTATTCTGCTTCTGTGAGCAACTAACCTATGTTTATAGGAAGAGCTTTAGAACAACCAATATAAGTTACTTGGGCGGCACCCGATCCACTGGTCTGTGGGGGCACCCCAGACATGACTGCCTCTGCACTAGGCTGGCCGAGTGATCAAGAGCAGGCAGAGAAACACAGCAACAAGCCATTCCCGCCAGCAAGGACTGCAGAATGACTAGGACAGTCAGTTTATAACCTCTAGCACATCGTAAACAGTGCCACGCCAAGGGGTTAAAGTGGCAAATATACGTGTGTTCTTTTTCCCTCGTGTTGGATGGTCACTTAATTTACCACTGGAATCAGAGGGATGAAATGCCTACACCCAATCTTTCacggaggcttttttttttttttttttttaaatcacagatgGTTATCAAAAGAAACGAAGGtctagaaatataattttaatcgCTAGTTCCTCAATGTGTtactaatttgattttttaaaaaaatgttttatttatttgacagagagagagagcgagcacaagcagggggagcagcaggcagagggagagggagaagcaggctcctcgctgagcagggtgcctaacaacacagggctcgatcccagaatcctgggatcgcgacctgagccaaaggcagacacttaaccaacgagccactcaggcaccccacaaatttGATTTTTAGTTCAAATATTATAACCACTTTGTAAAGCACAATGAAAACAGAGGCTGGATCTCAGGAGGAAGTCAGAAAGAAAACCAGGTGACGTGTGACTCTAGCAGAAGCACAGTAACGTCTGTGCTTGCCACAACCTGGTGGGGGAAGCACCCCCGGCACCTCGGCGGTAAAGGCCAGGATTGGTGCGAATACCCTACAATGCACAGGGCAGCCTCCACAACACAGATCTGCCCAATGTCAACAGTGCTGAGGCTGAGAAGCCGGGGAGGAGGCTTATCTCGTCCTAGCGGCTTTACCTACTAGCCAGAAACCCTGAACAAGTTACTTtgcttctttgtgcctcagtttcctactcTATAAAACAAGGCTtataataaaaaaacacacatcTCATATGGTTGctaggaagaggaaatgaaggatATGGGAAAGATGCTTGGACAAATGCCTGGCACACTGCCAGTTCTCAGTTGTCAGTCAGTAGCCATTATCATAGTTACTAGCATCTTAGAAATGAAACAGACATGCACTTACTCCTGGACACACAGCATTATATCCAAATCTGACATGAAGATCTGATGGCATCATCAGTGTATCCTTCTAGTCCCGATGGAGTCAGAGTGGAAGGGAGGAAAGATGCTGAAACAGCAGCCACGAGCAAAAAGCTGCTCATTTTACAGGTCAACAAGTAAAGGTCCAGGCATGTTTGGCATCTTGGAACAGCCAAACAACTAGTTAATTCCCTCATCTAAACCAGAATTCATTCCAGTCCGTCTAACTTTTCTACCATTATCATACTTCCTATGAATATGTCAGCATTCTGACCTTGGAATCATTTGAAATAGCAGTCCCCAAAGTGTAGTCTCCAGACCAGGAATTAGCACtacctgggaacttgctagaaatgcaagtTCTTGGTTCAAATTAGACCTACAGAACCAGAGactcaggggtggggggtgcagtcagaacaagccctccaggtgttTCTGATGCATGCTCACATGTGTGGACCAaggttttaaaatagtattttaataaaaGTCCTGTTcttgtgtggagattccttaagaacttaaaaacagagcttccccatgaccctgcaattgcactactgggtatttacccaaagatacagatgtagtgaaggaagaagggccatctgtaccccaatgtttatagcagcaatggccacggtcgccaaactgtggaaagaaccaagctgcccttcaacggacgaatggataaggaagatgtggtccatatacactatggagcattatgcctccatcagaaaggatgaatacacaacttttgtatcaacatggacgggactggaggagattatgctgagtgaaataagtcaagcagagagagtcaagtatcatatggtttcacttatttgtggagcataacaactaACATGGAGGAtgtagggagatggagaggagaagggacttgagggaaattggaaggggagatgaaccatgagaaactatggactctgaaaaacaacctgagggttttgaaggggcagggggtgggaggttgggggagccaggtggtgggtcatagggagggcacgtattgcatggagcactgggtgtggtgcaaaaacaatgaattctgttacgctgaaaagaaattaaaaaaaa encodes the following:
- the SERPIND1 gene encoding heparin cofactor 2, whose translation is MKHLFQPLIVSLILMSMCGSNSLTSQLEKGGEDSPSTDPQWGQLSSKNLSMPLLPADFHKENTVTNDWITEGEEDEDYLDLEKIFSEDDDYIDIIDAVLPTDSEAGAGNILQLFQGKSRIQRLNILNAKFAFNLYRALKEQARSSDNIFIAPVGISTAMGMISFGLRGETYEQVHSILHFKDFVNASSKYEIMTIHNLFRKLTHRLFRRNFGYTLRSVNDLYVQKQFPILDDFKRKVREYYFAEAQAADFSDPAFISKTNNHIVKITKGLIKDALENIDPGTQMMILNCIYFKGSWVNKFPVEMTHNHNFRLNEREVVKVSMMQTKGNFLAANDQELDCDVLQLEYVGGISMLIVVPHKLSGMKTLETQLTPQVVERWQKSMTNRTREVLLPKFKLEKNYNLVEALKSMGVTALFDKDSNMTGISDHRITIDLFKHQGTITVNEEGTQAAAMTTVGFMPLTTQVRFTVDRPFLFLIYERRTSCLLFMGRVANPTKS